The genomic region TTCCTAAAAACGAAGCCACAACCTGTAACTTTACGTCGTTGGTCGTTTTTTCGGATTTTAAAGTCATTAACTCCGACTCTTTTTCGGCAATTTTTACCGTATGGTTGATTTTATTTCCGGCATATAACGGCATTCGGAATGCTACCGACACGTCGTAGATTTCCGGGATGGTTTTAGTGACCTGTTTTCCCTGGAGAAAGCCACTTTGAAACTCTGTCAGATTGGTAATTCTGGAATACAGGGAATGCAATTCCACTTCGGGTAAACGGAGTTCTTTTTTTGTTTTGACCGTTTCACCGGAAACCTGTTCTTCGATATGGGCTTTTTGAATAAACCGGTTGTTTTTTTCGGCCATTTGCCAGGCATCGTGTAGCTTTAGCCTGGTAATTTGTTGGGCGTTTATCGTTACTGTGCCCGAAAGCAGTAAAATGATAGTGAGTAGATAGCCTGAAATACTCTTCTTTTTGTGGTTTAAAAAAACCAGCGTGTTGCGATGCATAAGTCCATCAATAAATATGAGGCAAAGTTGGCGTGTTTTTACCAAGTGTTAAAATCACAAAAAGCCAAATATTTATTCATTTCAGACATTTATAATTCATAAAAAAACCACCTCGAAAGGTGGCTTTGTATCTTTATATATTTCGATTTAGTAAATCGGAATTCTGTAGAATACTCCTTTTTGATAGTTTACGATACTATCGTTATCGTTTTTCGCATTAAATTTAAAGCTTCCGGTAATCGTTCCGTCCTGGATGCTTTCAATTTTGATTTCTCCATCACTTCCCTGAACGTTAACCACTCGGAATTTCGCCTGATTGTCACCACCTACAATAGTAACGATATCGCCCGGTACATATCCGGTACCTCTTAGGTGAATCGCTACCGTACTCACCGCTCCGGCTGTCGTTTGGATCGCAACCTGTAATCCGGTTCCGGAACCACCCGATGTAAAGGCAGAAGTTGTATTAGTATATCCAGTTCCTCCGTTTTCTAAAGCAATTTTACTCGCTGGCCCGCTAAAAACTCCTGTCGTATAGATATCTTCCATTCCGTTCATCGTCGAAATAAAACTAGCTCTGTTGCTTTGGTTTGTTGTTCCTAACGGATACGTTCCGTTTTGGAAAGAAGATGTTCTTAAAATCACCTGCTCATCTACCGTGATCCCTTCGATTGTAACCGATCCGTCTGCACCAATGGTAGCATGTGCATCAGCAGCTCTCCATAAACCATAGTTCTTTTCACCCTGAAGCGACGGATTATTAAATTGTACGTTCTGCTCACAGGAAGTGAATGCTGCCACAAGAACTACAAGGGAAAGTATTTTTTTCATTTTAAATTCAAATTAATATTTGGGTTCATTATATTTCTACAAAAATAGTTTTTTATAGATAATAAGCTAATAAAATCATAAAAAATCACAAAAACACCTAAGTTATCTTGTTTTCAAAACGATAGCTCCCGTTTTCTTCCCATCCGAACCTAAGGATTTTATATATTTTGTATTCGTTTGTATTTAAAAGTTTTATATATTTGCACCCTTATTTAACAGAGGTCGTGTACCTCAAAATTTAATCACAAGATTATGTCAGTAAAAATTAGATTACAAAGACATGGTAAAAAAGGGAAACCTTTTTACTGGATTGTTGCAGCTGATGCTCGCGCAAAAAGAGATGGTAAATTCCTAGAAAAAATCGGAACTTACAATCCAAACACTAACCCAGCTACTATCGACTTAAACCTTGACAGTGCTGTACAATGGTTACACAACGGTGCTCAGCCAACTGACACTGCAAGAGCTATCCTTTCTTACAAAGGTGCTTTATTAAAACACCACCTAGATGGAGGTGTTCGTAAAGGTGCTTTAACACAAGAGCAAGCTGACGCTAAATTGGCTGCCTGGTTAGACGAGAAAGCTTCTAAAGTTGACGCTAAAAAAGACGGTTTAAGCAAAGCTCAGGCTGATGCTAAAGCGAAAGCGTTAAAAGCAGAGCAGGAAGTAAACGCTAAGCGTTTGGCTGCTGCTGAAGAAGCTGCTAAAGCTGCTGAGGCTGCTGCTACTGAAGAAGCTGCTGCTGAAGAAGTTGCTGAAGAGGCTCCTGCTGTTGAAGAAAACAACGAAGAAACTCAAGCTTAATTTACCCGGCGATTCTATGCGTAAAGAAGAATGCTTCTATTTAGGTAAAATCGCTAAAAAATTCAGCTTTAAAGGGGAAGTCCTGGCTTATTTAGACACGGACGAACCGGAAATGTACGAAGAATTGGAATCAGTTTTTGTTGAATTCAACAATAATCTGGTTCCTTTTTTTATTGAAAGCTGTTCGCTACACAAAAACGATTTTCTCAGAATCCGTTTTGAAGATGTAGCTAGTGAAGAGGAAGCCGACAAACTACTTGGCTGTGCCTTATACCTACCGTTAAGTGCCTTACCCAAACTGGAAGGCAATAAATTTTATTTCCACGAAGTAATTGGTTTTGATGTGGAAGATACCCGTTTGGGAATTATCGGAAAAATTGTTTCGATTAATGATAGCTCCGCGCAGCCTTTGTTTGAAATCGAAAACAATGGAATTGAAATTCTGGTTCCGATGATCGATGACTTTATCGTTGCTATTGACCGGCCGAACAAAAAAGTGATCTTAAACACTCCGGAAGGTTTGGTTGATCTCTACCTGAACAATTAACAACATCTATGTTTCAGTTTAAGCAATTTACCATAGCACAGGACCGCTGCGCGATGAAAGTGGGTACCGACGGCGTTTTATTAGGCGCCTGGACTCCGCTTGATCATCATCCGTATAGCATTTTGGACATTGGCGCCGGAACCGGTTTAATTGCATTAATGCTGGCACAACGCAGTACTGCCGAACAGGTCGACGCATTGGAAATTGACGAAGAAGCCTACGAACAGGCGGTTGAAAATTTCGAAAACAGTCCGTGGAACGATCGTTTGTTTTGCTATCATGCCGCTTTGGATGAATTTGCAGCAGAAATCGAAGACGAATACGACCTGATCGTTTCCAATCCGCCGTTTTACACCGATACCTACTATTCTCAAAACGAACAACGGGATCTGGCCCGATTTGAAGATGCCATGCCGTTTGAAGATTTGACTGAAGCCGCTTCGGTTTTATTGTCGGATAATGGTGTTTTTACCGTGATCATCCCTTTTAAAGAAGAAGAACGTTTTATCGGATTGGCGCAGGAATGCGATTTATTTCCTTTTAAAATCACACGGGTTAAAGGCACTCCGACTACCGAGATCAAACGAAGCTTACTCGCTTTTTCCCGAAATCCGGAAAATCAGCCGGAAACAGACGAACTTGTTATTGAAATCGCCCGCCATCAATACACTCCGGAATATACCGCACTGACTAAAGATTTTTACCTGAAGTTATAAAACATCTTTGTTCCTCCACTCCAAGCAATCAATTGTTATATTTACAACAAAATGTATTCAATTTAGCTATTTTACTGTTTTTTAAATTTTTCCTATTTTCAAAACAAAAATATTTTTAAATCAGCGAATTTATACCTCTAAAATTTAGGCCAATTCGATATTATAGCGTTCTATAGTGTTGAAAAGTTGATTTTGTTTGCTTACTTTTGTGAACCAAAATTTATAAACAATGAAACCAGACTTATTTCAAGCTCCTGATTATTACCTATTAGACGATTTATTATCAGACGAACATAAATTAGTACGTGATGCTGCCCGTGCCTGGGTAAAACGTGATGTATCTCCAATTATCGAAGAATATGCTCAAAAAGCAGAATTCCCAAAACAAATCATCAACGGTTTAGCAGAAATCGGTGGTTTCGGCCCTTATATTCCTGTAGAATATGGTGGTGCCGGATTGGATCAGATCTCTTACGGTTTAATCATGCAGGAAATTGAAAGAGGTGATTCTGGTGTACGTTCTACTTCTTCTGTACAATCTTCATTGGTGATGTACCCCATCTGGAAATATGGTAACGAAGAGCAACGTATGAAATACCTTCCGAAATTAGCTACCGGAGAATTTATCGGTTGTTTCGGATTAACAGAGCCGGATTACGGTTCGAACCCGGGTGGTATGGTGACCAACTTTAAAGATATGGGTGATCACTATTTACTAAACGGGGCTAAAATGTGGATTTCCAATGCTCCATTTGCCGATATCGCTGTGGTTTGGGCTAAAAATGAAGAAGGAAGAATCTACGGATTGATCGTTGAAAGAGGAATGGAAGGCTTTTCAACTCCTGAAACACACAATAAATGGTCCCTTCGTGCTTCGGCTACCGGTGAATTGATTTTCGACAACGTAAAAGTTCCAAAAGAAAACTTATTACCAAACAAATCCGGATTAGGAGCGCCACTAGGATGTCTTGACTCAGCACGTTACGGAATTGCATGGGGCGCTATCGGTGCAGCTATGGACTGTTACGATACTGCTTTACGTTATTCAAAAGAGCGCATCCAGTTTGACAAACCAATTGGAGCAACACAATTACAACAAAAGAAATTAGCCGAAATGATCACTGAAATCACGAAGGCACAATTATTAACCTGGAGATTGGGTGTATTGCGTAACGAAGGAAGAGCTACATCAGCTCAGATCTCAATGGCGAAACGTAACAACGTGGATATGGCTTTAACCATTGCCCGTGATGCGCGTCAGATGTTAGGCGGTATGGGAATCACAGGCGAGTATTCGATCATGCGTCATATGATGAACTTAGAATCGGTTGTAACGTACGAAGGTACACACGATATTCACTTATTGATAACAGGTATGGATGTAACCGGATTAAACGCATTCAAATAGAATTCTAATCCCTGTATAATATTTAAAAAGAGCTTGTAACCAAGCTCTTTTTTTATGGTAAAAACAAGACATTGTAAAACCTAATGATCACTTTATACGTAAATCAATGTTAAAAGCTATTCACAAAACCGCTAGCTTGTTTATTTTTGTACTAAACTTTTACCAATGAATATAAAATCCATCAATAAAAAAATTCAACCTCAAAAGGATATCCTTTTAAATCATCCTTTATACAGTCAGATTCAAAATATAGACGATCTGCATTGTTTTCTCGAAGGACATGTGTATGCCGTTTGGGATTTTATGTCATTGCTAAAAGCATTACAATCCAAACTAACCTGTACGACTACACCGTGGTTTGCTACTAAAAATCCGGAAACCCGTTATTTGATCAACGAGATTGTACTCGCGGAAGAATCCGATATTTCATTGGACGGAAAACGACTGAGTCATTTCGAAATGTATATCGATGCGATGAACGATTGTCACGCCAATACAACAACGGTATACGAATTTCTGGACAACGTAGTGAACACTCAGAATATTTTTGTGTCGATCAAACAAAGTAGCCTACATCCCAATATCAAGGCTTTCCTTGATTTTACCTTCCGCGTAATTGAACAGGGAAAACCGCATGAAATTGCCGCTGCTTTTACCTTCGGTCGTGAAGATCTGATTCCGGGTATGTTTACCGCCATCTTAAAACATTTCCAGGAGAATTTCCCGGCAACCGATCTTTCCAAACTGGTTTATTATTTCGAACGCCATATCGAACTCGATGCCGATGATCACGGTCCAATGGCAATGCAGATGATCAGCGAACTTTGCGGTGAAGATTCCGAGAAATGGAGTGAAGTGGAAAGCGTTTCCATATTGGCGCTGGAAAAACGTATCGGATTATGGAATGCCATCGAAGAAAATATCCGTCAGAAAAACCTGGCAACCACATAAAACAAAAAACATCCTTTTCAGGATGTTTTTTTATTTGGATTTCCATATAAATCCGTCCAATATATAATGGGTAAACTGTGGTACAACCAACAAGGGTACTAAAAGAAAATGCAACGCACTAAAGTCAAACGAGGCGGTACTGAAATGTTCCTGCCAAACCGTTATTTCCCACAGGTATTCTTCCGCGAAAGCAATACCCAGCAAAATTCCAACATAAAACAATAGGCTTCTATAATTTATTCTGCTACGCGAAACGGCTTCTACTTCTTCTTTCTGCTTTACTTCTTTTAAATAAACCAAGGCCATATACGGAATACCGTGCGAAACCACGTTTAAAGCCGTAAAAATCAAATCCTGATTAAAATAGACAATCCCAAAATACCAGGATAATGCCGTTCCTACGATCACCATGTTTTTCGGAACATTAAAATAGCGCTCTTTTACCGCCAGATATAAGGTCCGCACTACATAAACACTCAGTATGCCACAATACAAAACCGTTCCGATATCGATCAGAAAACTGCTTTCAAATTGCAAAAATTCCTGTGGCATAAACCAGCTGTAATTTCGCTGTGGTGACAAAAACCAGTACAACATCGGGTAGCCGGTAGCCGTATAAATGACCAAACTATCGAAATATTTATTCGTTTTGATTCGGGCTTCGTTTCTGGAATACAACCGCATAAAACCATATTGCTGTCGGATAAAATGAAACACAGCGATATAGGCCAACACCGACCAAAAAACGGCACTTCCAAAAGAGAACAACAGCATGCCTATTCCAAAACACGCTATCGGCACACCGATCAATAATTTTTTCCGCTTTTGAAATTCCGACGCTACAAAATAGGTTTTAAACAAAGTCGCATACACATGTGCTACATCGATAAAAACAATCAGAAATAGCCAGGTATAAAACGAATAGTGTTGTTCTGCCCAAAGGATTTCTTTCTGAAAAAGCACAATCACTGCCAACACCAAAAATGGCGGTAACAGAATAAACAGACTGTCGGTTTTTGCTTTATGAATCCAAGGTTGCATCGTTGATCATTTTATTTACGGCGTTAATCCCCTGGTGAAAAGCCTCTTCGAAAATGGAGATTCCCGCCAGATCCGAATGGGCAAAATAGATTTTATTCGCTATGGGTTGTCGCGCCTGTTCTTTTTCGGATCCGAATAAAAATCCGGGAACAGGACTGATCATCCCGTGTCCCAAAAGATGAATATCGATGGTTTCGATGTATTGTTCTATATCCGGATGGGCTTTTTGCAAATCGGCTATGACCTGTTGTTTCCAGTATTCCTCATCCTTTTTGTACAAGGCTCGTCTGGTCTTGGGTATATCTGCCGACGAAAAGCTATGGTAATAGGTGATTACTTTTTTCGGTTGTACTTGTTGCAGCGATTGATGTTGATCATAAATATAACCCAATCCTTGGGCATCGTGTATCACATTGTCCCAACACAACGGATAGCTATGATTATCGATTAATTCCGCAACCGTTATCGTAGCCAGCAACCAAGGCGCATAATGAAATGCTTTTGAAAATTCCTTCCTTCCGGTTAGCAAATACTGATTTACAAATTGTGGTGTCGCCAGAAGCACCCGATCGGCTATGATGGTAACCGATTCTTGTTTTTCATTGTCGAATGCCGCGATTGTAACGGTATCGTTTTGAATTTCCACCTGATAAACCAGATGCTTTTTTAATGTTTTCTGATCGGTATATTTTTTCAAATGTGATGCCAACCTTGCATTTCCTTCCGCCCAGGTTAACACGTTTTCTTTTTTATCGGCCGTAGCATCGTGTTTCCTTCCGCAGAAATAATGAATTCCCGCCCAAGCTGAAACATAGGCAACGCCCAAGCCGTAATCGTCCCGACAACAATAGTCGACATAATACCGCAACGCTTCTGTCGTAAATCCGTTGCGTTCCATCCATTCCTGCATGGTAAGCGCATCCAAAGCTCTTGCTTCCGGATCTGTAGACGACAGTGCCAATGGGATGTCAAACCAATAGGCATTATCTATGCCTATTGCTTTTCTAAAGAATTCCATTTTATCAAAAAACTGACGAAACTGTTCTTCTTCCGCTTTGGACGTTCCCAATCGCGGTACCAAACCTTCCTGCCAGCTGTTTTTATAATACAACCGCTCCTGAGGCGAAAACGTTAGCTGTTCTTCGTCAAATATCGGAAAACCTTTTGCATCATATCCGGTGATTATGTTGTTTTCTTCCAGAAATTGCAACAGTTCTTTATCCTGAAAATTGGGTAACGGAAGGTAATGCGCTCCCAACGGATATTTGGAATACCGGTTTTCGCCATTGGAGGAGTTACCCCCCAAATGGTCTTCCATCTCAAGCAATAAAAAATCGGTGATTCCTTTTTTGTGAAATTGTCGTGCCGCGCTAAGACCGGAAATTCCACCGCCTACAATCAGGTATGGAATACGGATCTCCCGAGTTGGTTTCGGAAAGTTTTTCGCCCATAACCGATGCCCCAATATATGATTGGTTCCCGACAAGCGGATGAGTATCCCGGCAACTTTCTCTTTACAGGATTGCACGAGCGGAAGCAACAGCAATGACGCTGCGATCCCTTTTAAAAATGTACGCCTTGATTTATAATTTTCCCCACTCTTCATCGAAATAGCGCACTAAAATCTGATTGTCCAGTCGATTAATCTCCACGTCATTGGAAACCATATCTTTGGAAAAAAAATTAAATTTATCAAACTGATAATTGTAAAACCGCAATCCATCTGCTTTCCTGTTTACAGTGGCAAAAGTAGCCTGCGGATTACGAGCCGCAATGGTATAGCCCCATTCACCAAATGACGGCACATAGGCATGATAGGCATCCACTTTGGGAAAAATTTCATGTATTGTCTTATTGATGCACCAAAATGACTTCGGAGCAAAATATGGGGATGTTGTTTGAACCACAACAAAAGCCTCGGGAGTTAAAATCGTTTCTAACGATTTGTAAAAATTAAGCGAATACAATTTCCCAAGACTATAATTCGACGGATCGGGGAAATCGATAATCGCCACATCAAATTTTTCCGGACAGTTTTTAGCCCAGATATAAGCATCCTGATTGATCACCTTTACTTTCGGATCGGTTAAGGAATTTTTATTAAAGCCGGTTAGAATGGTATTCGTTTTAAACAGTTTTGTCATTCCTTCGTCCAAATCGACCAAGGTGATATTTTTTACCTCTTTGTATTTTAGGATTTCCCGAACGGCCAAACCATCGCCACCGCCCAATACCAACACACGTTCTATTTTTTTCGCAGCGGCCATTACCGGATGCACCAATGCTTCGTGGTAACGGTATTCGTCAGCCGAGCTAAACTGTAGGTTGTTATTAAGGTATAAACGATAATCACTTTTATTATGCGTCAGCACGATTCGTTGGTAGGGTGTCGAACTCGTATAAACAATATTCTCTCCATAGAGTTTGCCTTCCGAAAAGGACAAAATAGCTTCCGAAAATATAAAAACAAGCAATAACAACAGAAACGAGGCAATCGCTTTTACTTTTAAAACAAACGGTCGGTTTAATTCTTTTTTAATCAGAAAACACAAACCAATCGCAATTGCGATATTGATCATACCAAAAAACAAAGAAGTCCGCATTACGCCCAATTGCGGCACCAAAACCAAAGGGAATAATATCGACGCCAATAGTGCTCCGATATAATCGAACGTAAACACATTGGACACCAAATCGCGGAATTCCACACGGTCTTTTAGTATGTTCATCAGCAACGGAATTTCCAGTCCCACCAAACAACCGGTGGTAAACACTAGCAGATACAAGATAAACTGAAAATAATCGACACTTTCGAATAACAGAAACAGCACCACCGAACTTAA from Flavobacterium sp. WV_118_3 harbors:
- a CDS encoding DUF6252 family protein; its protein translation is MKKILSLVVLVAAFTSCEQNVQFNNPSLQGEKNYGLWRAADAHATIGADGSVTIEGITVDEQVILRTSSFQNGTYPLGTTNQSNRASFISTMNGMEDIYTTGVFSGPASKIALENGGTGYTNTTSAFTSGGSGTGLQVAIQTTAGAVSTVAIHLRGTGYVPGDIVTIVGGDNQAKFRVVNVQGSDGEIKIESIQDGTITGSFKFNAKNDNDSIVNYQKGVFYRIPIY
- a CDS encoding 30S ribosomal protein S16, whose amino-acid sequence is MSVKIRLQRHGKKGKPFYWIVAADARAKRDGKFLEKIGTYNPNTNPATIDLNLDSAVQWLHNGAQPTDTARAILSYKGALLKHHLDGGVRKGALTQEQADAKLAAWLDEKASKVDAKKDGLSKAQADAKAKALKAEQEVNAKRLAAAEEAAKAAEAAATEEAAAEEVAEEAPAVEENNEETQA
- the rimM gene encoding ribosome maturation factor RimM (Essential for efficient processing of 16S rRNA); its protein translation is MRKEECFYLGKIAKKFSFKGEVLAYLDTDEPEMYEELESVFVEFNNNLVPFFIESCSLHKNDFLRIRFEDVASEEEADKLLGCALYLPLSALPKLEGNKFYFHEVIGFDVEDTRLGIIGKIVSINDSSAQPLFEIENNGIEILVPMIDDFIVAIDRPNKKVILNTPEGLVDLYLNN
- a CDS encoding methyltransferase, translating into MFQFKQFTIAQDRCAMKVGTDGVLLGAWTPLDHHPYSILDIGAGTGLIALMLAQRSTAEQVDALEIDEEAYEQAVENFENSPWNDRLFCYHAALDEFAAEIEDEYDLIVSNPPFYTDTYYSQNEQRDLARFEDAMPFEDLTEAASVLLSDNGVFTVIIPFKEEERFIGLAQECDLFPFKITRVKGTPTTEIKRSLLAFSRNPENQPETDELVIEIARHQYTPEYTALTKDFYLKL
- a CDS encoding acyl-CoA dehydrogenase family protein, which produces MKPDLFQAPDYYLLDDLLSDEHKLVRDAARAWVKRDVSPIIEEYAQKAEFPKQIINGLAEIGGFGPYIPVEYGGAGLDQISYGLIMQEIERGDSGVRSTSSVQSSLVMYPIWKYGNEEQRMKYLPKLATGEFIGCFGLTEPDYGSNPGGMVTNFKDMGDHYLLNGAKMWISNAPFADIAVVWAKNEEGRIYGLIVERGMEGFSTPETHNKWSLRASATGELIFDNVKVPKENLLPNKSGLGAPLGCLDSARYGIAWGAIGAAMDCYDTALRYSKERIQFDKPIGATQLQQKKLAEMITEITKAQLLTWRLGVLRNEGRATSAQISMAKRNNVDMALTIARDARQMLGGMGITGEYSIMRHMMNLESVVTYEGTHDIHLLITGMDVTGLNAFK
- a CDS encoding DUF3050 domain-containing protein yields the protein MNIKSINKKIQPQKDILLNHPLYSQIQNIDDLHCFLEGHVYAVWDFMSLLKALQSKLTCTTTPWFATKNPETRYLINEIVLAEESDISLDGKRLSHFEMYIDAMNDCHANTTTVYEFLDNVVNTQNIFVSIKQSSLHPNIKAFLDFTFRVIEQGKPHEIAAAFTFGREDLIPGMFTAILKHFQENFPATDLSKLVYYFERHIELDADDHGPMAMQMISELCGEDSEKWSEVESVSILALEKRIGLWNAIEENIRQKNLATT
- a CDS encoding NAD(P)-binding protein is translated as MKSGENYKSRRTFLKGIAASLLLLPLVQSCKEKVAGILIRLSGTNHILGHRLWAKNFPKPTREIRIPYLIVGGGISGLSAARQFHKKGITDFLLLEMEDHLGGNSSNGENRYSKYPLGAHYLPLPNFQDKELLQFLEENNIITGYDAKGFPIFDEEQLTFSPQERLYYKNSWQEGLVPRLGTSKAEEEQFRQFFDKMEFFRKAIGIDNAYWFDIPLALSSTDPEARALDALTMQEWMERNGFTTEALRYYVDYCCRDDYGLGVAYVSAWAGIHYFCGRKHDATADKKENVLTWAEGNARLASHLKKYTDQKTLKKHLVYQVEIQNDTVTIAAFDNEKQESVTIIADRVLLATPQFVNQYLLTGRKEFSKAFHYAPWLLATITVAELIDNHSYPLCWDNVIHDAQGLGYIYDQHQSLQQVQPKKVITYYHSFSSADIPKTRRALYKKDEEYWKQQVIADLQKAHPDIEQYIETIDIHLLGHGMISPVPGFLFGSEKEQARQPIANKIYFAHSDLAGISIFEEAFHQGINAVNKMINDATLDS
- a CDS encoding polyamine aminopropyltransferase gives rise to the protein MGKKFLRFEFLLLIAVFTIATCGLVYELVAGTLASYLLGDSVKQFSLIIGVYLFSMGIGSYFSKFITKKLLDTFVEIEILVGLVGGLSSVVLFLLFESVDYFQFILYLLVFTTGCLVGLEIPLLMNILKDRVEFRDLVSNVFTFDYIGALLASILFPLVLVPQLGVMRTSLFFGMINIAIAIGLCFLIKKELNRPFVLKVKAIASFLLLLLVFIFSEAILSFSEGKLYGENIVYTSSTPYQRIVLTHNKSDYRLYLNNNLQFSSADEYRYHEALVHPVMAAAKKIERVLVLGGGDGLAVREILKYKEVKNITLVDLDEGMTKLFKTNTILTGFNKNSLTDPKVKVINQDAYIWAKNCPEKFDVAIIDFPDPSNYSLGKLYSLNFYKSLETILTPEAFVVVQTTSPYFAPKSFWCINKTIHEIFPKVDAYHAYVPSFGEWGYTIAARNPQATFATVNRKADGLRFYNYQFDKFNFFSKDMVSNDVEINRLDNQILVRYFDEEWGKL